The Oncorhynchus kisutch isolate 150728-3 linkage group LG20, Okis_V2, whole genome shotgun sequence genome has a segment encoding these proteins:
- the LOC109865825 gene encoding 40-kDa huntingtin-associated protein-like isoform X1, producing MAAEGDFLMRYRAVSNKLKKRFLRKPNVAEASEQFGQLAKELKQQDCLQYAAFCDLAMARCEQTLFNAPGEALALTDAARLFLLSEKENRALQAPGFDEHLQAALNCYSFAIKVYIEMNQPVMAASLSLELGNALKEMNRPGEAIVHYQRAAELQTQQPIESLLSMGEMATCKILTRDYDGALSVLTEMQLMCQERGLQLPGTSTPVGAFLDIVAKCEISRVLLLMLLEPPPQKLLPEHAQTLERYAWESFDPHSQVTFLPENVFLLLQSVVMACQEKDTESLKSLQPELWPLLSAEQNHLLHLVVQERITPSGQGI from the exons ATGGCAGCGGAGGGGGACTTTCTGATGAGATATCGTGCTGTATCAAATAAATTGAAAAA ACGTTTTCTTCGGAAACCCAATGTAGCAGAAGCAAGTGAGCAGTTTG GTCAGTTGGCTAAAGAGCTGAAGCAGCAAGACTGCCTTCAGTATGCTGCCTTCTGTGACCTTGCAATGGCAAG GTGTGAGCAGACTCTTTTCAATGCTCCTGGGGAGGCCCTGGCCCTGACCGATGCTGCCCGGCTCTTCCTGCTCTCTGAGAAGGAGAACAGAGCACTACAAGCCCCAGGCTTCGACGAGCACCTGCAGGCCGCACTCAACTGCTACAGCTTCGCCATCAAG GTGTACATTGAGATGAACCAGCCTGTCATGGCTGCCAGTCTATCCCTGGAACTTGGCAATGCCCTCAAG GAGATGAACAGACCAGGTGAGGCCATAGTTCACTACCAGAGAGCAGCAGAACTTCAGACACAGCAGCCCATTGAGTCTCTGCTGTCTATGGGAGAGATGGCCACCTGCAAAATACTCACCC gtGACTATGACGGCGCGCTGTCCGTGCTGACAGAGATGCAGCTGATGTGTCAGGAGAGGGGACTGCAACTGCCCGGCACCAGCACCCCCGTTG GTGCATTTCTGGACATTGTGGCCAAGTGTGAGATTTCTAGAGTACTTTTGCTGATGCTGCTTGAG CCTCCTCCCCAGAAGTTGTTGCCAGAGCATGCCCAGACCCTGGAGAGATACGCCTGGGAGTCGTTTGACCCTCATAGTCAGG TGACCTTCCTACCTGAGAATGTCTTCCTGCTCCTGCAGTCAGTTGTG ATGGCCTGCCAGGAAAAAGACACAGAGTCCCTCAAGTCTCTTCAACCTGAACTCTG GCCTCTTCTCTCAGCAGAGCAGAACCACCTCCTTCACCTGGTGGTGCAAGAGCGGATCACCCCCTCTGGACAGGGGATTTAG
- the LOC109865825 gene encoding 40-kDa huntingtin-associated protein-like isoform X2, whose amino-acid sequence MARCEQTLFNAPGEALALTDAARLFLLSEKENRALQAPGFDEHLQAALNCYSFAIKVYIEMNQPVMAASLSLELGNALKEMNRPGEAIVHYQRAAELQTQQPIESLLSMGEMATCKILTRDYDGALSVLTEMQLMCQERGLQLPGTSTPVGAFLDIVAKCEISRVLLLMLLEPPPQKLLPEHAQTLERYAWESFDPHSQVTFLPENVFLLLQSVVMACQEKDTESLKSLQPELWPLLSAEQNHLLHLVVQERITPSGQGI is encoded by the exons ATGGCAAG GTGTGAGCAGACTCTTTTCAATGCTCCTGGGGAGGCCCTGGCCCTGACCGATGCTGCCCGGCTCTTCCTGCTCTCTGAGAAGGAGAACAGAGCACTACAAGCCCCAGGCTTCGACGAGCACCTGCAGGCCGCACTCAACTGCTACAGCTTCGCCATCAAG GTGTACATTGAGATGAACCAGCCTGTCATGGCTGCCAGTCTATCCCTGGAACTTGGCAATGCCCTCAAG GAGATGAACAGACCAGGTGAGGCCATAGTTCACTACCAGAGAGCAGCAGAACTTCAGACACAGCAGCCCATTGAGTCTCTGCTGTCTATGGGAGAGATGGCCACCTGCAAAATACTCACCC gtGACTATGACGGCGCGCTGTCCGTGCTGACAGAGATGCAGCTGATGTGTCAGGAGAGGGGACTGCAACTGCCCGGCACCAGCACCCCCGTTG GTGCATTTCTGGACATTGTGGCCAAGTGTGAGATTTCTAGAGTACTTTTGCTGATGCTGCTTGAG CCTCCTCCCCAGAAGTTGTTGCCAGAGCATGCCCAGACCCTGGAGAGATACGCCTGGGAGTCGTTTGACCCTCATAGTCAGG TGACCTTCCTACCTGAGAATGTCTTCCTGCTCCTGCAGTCAGTTGTG ATGGCCTGCCAGGAAAAAGACACAGAGTCCCTCAAGTCTCTTCAACCTGAACTCTG GCCTCTTCTCTCAGCAGAGCAGAACCACCTCCTTCACCTGGTGGTGCAAGAGCGGATCACCCCCTCTGGACAGGGGATTTAG